A stretch of the Mesorhizobium sp. Pch-S genome encodes the following:
- a CDS encoding MetQ/NlpA family lipoprotein, which produces MTTAFRSPITRRAGLAALLASAVALVSLAAPSSAYAEDKKSVKVGIISGEDEDVWRVVTAEAAKTGLTIETVVFNDYTQPNEALERGEIDANAFQHQPYLDNQVKTQGYHIVPVGYTGVWPIGLYSKKHAKVADLKKGAVVGVPNDPSNEGRALRVLQNEKLIKLKDGTGILATTADIAENPSGIEIKELDAGIVGRSVEDLDAAVVNTDWALKSGLTPENRIAQEPVADNPYRNFIAVKQGNENEPWVKALVAAYQNPTVKAEFDRVYKGTGISAY; this is translated from the coding sequence ATGACCACCGCCTTTAGAAGCCCGATTACCCGCCGCGCCGGTCTTGCCGCATTGCTGGCTTCGGCTGTTGCGCTTGTCAGCCTTGCCGCTCCGTCGTCCGCCTATGCGGAAGACAAGAAATCCGTGAAGGTCGGCATCATTTCCGGCGAAGATGAAGACGTCTGGCGCGTCGTTACCGCTGAAGCCGCCAAGACGGGCCTGACCATCGAAACCGTGGTCTTCAACGACTACACCCAGCCCAATGAGGCATTGGAGCGTGGCGAGATCGACGCCAACGCATTCCAGCACCAGCCTTATCTCGACAATCAGGTAAAGACCCAAGGTTATCACATCGTGCCGGTCGGCTATACCGGCGTCTGGCCAATCGGCCTTTATTCGAAAAAGCACGCCAAGGTGGCTGACCTGAAAAAGGGCGCAGTCGTCGGCGTGCCGAACGATCCCTCGAATGAAGGCCGCGCGCTTCGCGTGCTGCAGAACGAAAAGCTGATCAAGCTGAAGGACGGCACCGGTATCCTGGCCACCACCGCCGACATTGCCGAGAATCCGAGCGGCATCGAGATCAAGGAACTCGACGCCGGCATCGTCGGCCGCTCGGTGGAAGACCTCGACGCAGCTGTCGTCAACACCGACTGGGCGCTGAAAAGCGGGCTGACGCCGGAAAACCGCATCGCCCAGGAGCCGGTAGCCGACAACCCGTACCGCAACTTCATCGCCGTCAAGCAGGGCAATGAGAACGAGCCCTGGGTGAAGGCGCTGGTCGCGGCCTACCAGAACCCGACGGTGAAGGCAGAATTCGACCGCGTCTACAAGGGCACCGGCATCAGCGCTTACTGA
- a CDS encoding methionine ABC transporter ATP-binding protein, translated as MDDDIASRPVEPARGHSEEIVRLVDLKRRFGETPALEGVTLTVRQGEILGIIGRSGAGKSTLIRCLNGLERPDSGEVRIEGREISRLGEKELQPLRRRIGMIFQHFNLLSAKTVEDNVALPLKIEGRPKAERRARAAELLELVGLSAKAKAYPSSLSGGQKQRVGIARALAAGPALLLSDEATSALDPETTRSILALLKDINQRFGLTILLITHEMEVIRSIADRVAVIDAGRIVEEGPVWSVFADPQSEITKSLLGSIRPQLPAEIAEKLSSVPGKEAILRVDVAGDAARRPLLSELAAAVPGRFHLIHGGVDHVQGEPIGSLFLGVVTKDGQVAKTLDFLTARDARAKVLGYV; from the coding sequence GTGGACGATGATATCGCCAGCCGGCCGGTCGAACCGGCTCGTGGCCACAGCGAGGAGATCGTGCGTCTTGTCGATCTGAAGCGTCGCTTCGGAGAAACGCCGGCACTGGAGGGCGTGACGCTGACCGTGCGTCAGGGTGAGATTCTCGGCATCATCGGCCGCAGCGGCGCGGGCAAATCGACACTGATCCGATGCCTGAACGGACTGGAGCGACCGGATTCGGGCGAAGTCCGCATTGAAGGCCGCGAGATCAGCCGGCTTGGCGAGAAGGAACTGCAGCCGCTGAGACGGCGTATCGGCATGATCTTCCAGCACTTCAACCTGCTGTCGGCCAAGACAGTCGAGGACAATGTCGCGCTGCCACTCAAGATAGAGGGCCGACCCAAGGCCGAGCGCCGGGCGCGAGCGGCAGAACTGCTCGAGCTGGTCGGCCTTTCCGCAAAGGCCAAGGCTTATCCGTCGTCGCTGTCCGGTGGCCAGAAGCAGCGCGTCGGCATTGCCCGCGCGCTTGCTGCCGGACCGGCGCTGTTGTTGTCGGATGAAGCCACGTCGGCGCTCGATCCGGAAACGACACGATCGATCCTGGCGTTGCTCAAGGATATCAACCAGCGTTTCGGCCTCACCATCCTGCTGATCACCCACGAAATGGAGGTGATCCGCTCCATTGCCGACCGCGTCGCGGTGATCGACGCCGGGCGAATCGTCGAAGAGGGCCCGGTGTGGTCGGTCTTCGCCGATCCGCAGTCCGAAATCACGAAAAGCCTGCTTGGCAGCATCCGTCCGCAACTGCCGGCCGAGATCGCCGAAAAACTCTCGTCCGTTCCGGGCAAGGAGGCGATCCTGCGCGTGGACGTCGCCGGGGATGCGGCCAGGCGTCCACTGCTTTCAGAACTGGCGGCTGCCGTTCCCGGCCGTTTCCACCTGATCCATGGCGGCGTCGACCATGTCCAGGGCGAACCGATCGGCAGCCTCTTCCTCGGCGTCGTCACCAAAGATGGACAGGTCGCCAAAACGCTCGATTTTCTGACTGCCCGCGACGCCCGGGCCAAGGTGCTTGGTTATGTCTGA
- a CDS encoding methionine ABC transporter permease yields the protein MSEVMLQLLLRSLWETILMTAASGLISLVAGLPLGLALIATERGGIAENLWVNRILAAIINGFRSVPFIILLVALIPVTRLIVGTSIGTWAAIVPLSIAATPYYARIAEVSLREVDRGLIEAARAMGGNRWTIIREVLVPEALPGIVAGFTVTLVTLVGASAMAGAIGAGGLGDLAIRYGYQRFETTVMIVVVAVLIVLVCGIQWLGDRLVARLDHR from the coding sequence ATGTCTGAAGTCATGCTCCAACTTCTGCTGCGGTCACTTTGGGAGACCATCCTGATGACCGCGGCATCAGGCTTGATCTCGCTCGTCGCCGGCTTGCCTTTGGGGCTTGCGCTGATCGCGACGGAGCGCGGCGGCATCGCCGAAAACCTTTGGGTGAACCGCATCCTCGCCGCCATCATCAACGGTTTCCGTTCGGTGCCCTTCATCATTCTGCTTGTTGCGTTGATCCCGGTGACGAGACTGATCGTCGGCACTTCGATCGGCACCTGGGCGGCAATCGTGCCGCTGTCGATCGCTGCGACGCCCTATTACGCCCGCATCGCCGAAGTCTCGCTGCGCGAAGTCGACCGTGGCCTCATCGAAGCGGCACGCGCCATGGGCGGCAACCGCTGGACGATCATCCGTGAAGTGCTGGTGCCCGAGGCCCTGCCCGGCATCGTCGCCGGTTTCACCGTGACGCTGGTGACGCTGGTTGGTGCGTCTGCCATGGCTGGCGCGATCGGCGCCGGCGGGCTCGGCGACCTCGCCATCCGCTATGGTTACCAGCGTTTCGAGACCACCGTGATGATTGTCGTGGTGGCGGTGCTGATCGTGCTCGTGTGCGGCATACAGTGGCTGGGTGACCGGCTGGTCGCACGGCTGGATCACCGCTGA
- a CDS encoding YjhX family toxin gives MNISRLEQRVLHLLAQGGRIEIEKDDSQKIEAVHCLTRDGWRYPDFDISLFKKLKRRKAVASNNGGPYRITREGLRLVRPQLDNR, from the coding sequence ATGAACATTTCGCGCTTGGAACAGCGCGTCCTGCACCTGCTCGCGCAGGGCGGACGTATTGAAATCGAAAAAGACGACAGCCAGAAGATCGAAGCCGTGCACTGCCTGACCCGCGACGGTTGGCGGTATCCGGATTTCGACATTTCGCTCTTCAAGAAACTGAAGCGAAGGAAAGCGGTCGCTTCCAACAATGGCGGCCCCTATCGCATCACGCGTGAAGGGCTGAGGCTGGTACGTCCACAGCTCGACAACCGTTGA
- a CDS encoding CBS domain-containing protein — protein MTVKAILEAKGHAVVTLGPNATLTEAVGLLADRRIGALVITNGDRKIVGILSERDVVRVIAKEGAAALDLQVRAVMTPKVKICNASHTVNEVMEIMTNGRFRHLPVEKDGLLDGIISIGDVVKRRIETVEREAEQIKAYIATA, from the coding sequence ATGACTGTTAAGGCAATTCTTGAGGCGAAGGGCCACGCCGTGGTCACACTTGGCCCCAACGCGACGCTGACCGAGGCGGTCGGATTGCTCGCCGATCGGCGGATTGGTGCGCTGGTCATCACCAACGGAGATCGCAAGATCGTCGGAATTCTCTCGGAGCGCGACGTGGTGCGTGTGATCGCCAAGGAAGGCGCCGCCGCGCTTGACCTTCAGGTGCGCGCCGTCATGACGCCGAAGGTCAAGATTTGCAACGCGAGCCACACGGTCAACGAAGTCATGGAAATCATGACGAATGGCCGCTTCCGCCACCTGCCGGTGGAGAAGGACGGGTTGCTCGATGGCATCATCTCGATCGGCGACGTGGTCAAGCGGCGCATTGAAACGGTCGAGCGCGAGGCAGAGCAGATCAAGGCCTATATCGCCACGGCTTGA
- a CDS encoding rhomboid family intramembrane serine protease, which translates to MNEARETGTAADDEIAPREPIFNLPAIVLAVILVCAAVHLLRLYVLTPQQDIELLIRAAFIPVRYSGQYDVDFYAFSSPFTYTFLHGGWAHLIVNMIWLAAFGSPLASRIGALRFALFFAVTGVAAAFFFFAIHPQTQAPLIGASGSISGMMGAAARFAFHVDRSSGKGAFAGPLLPFRAVFRSRATLSFLAVWMIINIVTGVVGFVPGEDSQIAWEAHIGGFLAGFLGLRFFDRRQVYGR; encoded by the coding sequence ATGAACGAGGCGAGAGAGACGGGGACAGCCGCGGACGACGAGATTGCGCCGCGCGAGCCGATCTTCAATCTGCCTGCCATCGTTCTAGCGGTCATCCTCGTCTGTGCTGCGGTTCATCTGTTGCGTCTTTATGTGCTGACACCGCAGCAGGACATTGAACTGCTCATTCGTGCGGCGTTCATTCCGGTCCGTTACTCCGGTCAGTACGACGTGGATTTCTATGCTTTCTCCAGTCCATTCACCTACACCTTCCTGCATGGTGGCTGGGCTCATCTTATCGTGAACATGATCTGGCTTGCAGCCTTCGGCTCGCCACTGGCAAGCCGCATCGGCGCTTTGCGTTTCGCGTTGTTCTTCGCGGTCACCGGCGTCGCTGCGGCCTTCTTCTTTTTTGCCATCCATCCGCAGACGCAGGCGCCATTGATCGGTGCATCTGGTTCGATTTCCGGCATGATGGGCGCGGCCGCTCGCTTCGCGTTCCATGTTGATCGCTCGTCCGGCAAAGGCGCATTCGCCGGACCGCTGCTGCCTTTTCGCGCGGTGTTCCGCTCGCGTGCCACGCTGAGCTTCCTGGCTGTGTGGATGATCATCAACATCGTCACCGGCGTGGTCGGCTTCGTGCCGGGGGAAGACAGCCAGATCGCATGGGAGGCTCATATCGGTGGCTTCCTCGCCGGCTTCCTGGGACTGCGTTTCTTCGACCGCAGGCAAGTGTATGGTCGCTGA
- a CDS encoding PAS domain-containing protein — MNLNGSIALFQYWNRLRRGRPAPRRTEVEPADIKTLLADTFILERDTRGEAVFRLAGTRLCATYGRELKGFSFPSLWLEKDQRLVSRLMQGVFEQNSAILISYEGRSRGGHVCRFELLALPLDGGAEHPRCLGVVSTAEKPFWLGADPIAEATIESIRVIEPDKEMAALTSRAAIAAPSLAPTELGYAKPTGTYGGARRVRHLVVLEGGREDE; from the coding sequence ATGAACCTGAACGGATCGATCGCACTGTTCCAATATTGGAACCGGCTGCGCCGCGGCCGCCCGGCCCCCCGGCGAACCGAGGTAGAGCCCGCCGATATCAAGACACTGCTGGCCGACACCTTCATCCTGGAGAGGGATACGCGTGGCGAAGCCGTCTTTCGGCTGGCCGGCACGAGGTTGTGCGCCACCTATGGCCGCGAGCTGAAGGGTTTCTCCTTCCCTTCGCTCTGGCTGGAAAAGGACCAACGGTTGGTGTCTCGCCTGATGCAGGGCGTGTTCGAGCAGAATTCGGCGATCCTGATCAGCTATGAAGGCAGAAGCCGTGGCGGCCACGTCTGCCGATTCGAACTTCTGGCATTGCCGCTCGATGGTGGCGCTGAGCACCCGCGCTGTCTGGGCGTGGTCAGTACCGCCGAAAAACCATTCTGGCTGGGAGCCGACCCAATCGCCGAAGCGACGATCGAATCGATTCGCGTGATCGAGCCGGACAAGGAAATGGCTGCCCTGACGAGCCGGGCGGCGATTGCCGCCCCGTCTCTGGCGCCGACGGAACTCGGATATGCCAAACCGACCGGAACATACGGCGGCGCCAGGCGCGTGCGCCACCTGGTCGTGCTCGAAGGTGGGCGGGAAGACGAGTAA
- a CDS encoding PilZ domain-containing protein encodes MRSAAIDQAPAAAERRNFQRVRVKIYGRFMLEDRTEHPCQVIDMSPGNVALRADRVGDPGEKVIAYLDHIGRIEGVVTRRLQDGFAMTVVASERKRDKLAAQLTWLANKHELDLPEDRRHERVAPRNPMSVLQLSDGRQYQCRIIDLSLSGAAIEIDVKPAKGVQVVLGTMRGQVVRHFEEGIAIEFAVVQRPETLDSEFNRPRT; translated from the coding sequence ATGAGGTCAGCGGCGATCGACCAGGCGCCGGCGGCGGCTGAAAGACGCAACTTTCAGCGCGTTCGCGTGAAGATCTATGGCCGCTTCATGCTCGAGGATCGCACCGAGCATCCTTGCCAGGTCATCGACATGTCGCCCGGCAACGTGGCTCTTCGCGCCGACCGTGTCGGTGATCCCGGCGAGAAGGTGATCGCATATCTGGATCATATCGGCCGCATCGAAGGTGTGGTGACACGCCGCCTGCAGGACGGTTTCGCCATGACGGTGGTGGCCTCCGAGCGCAAACGCGACAAGCTGGCCGCGCAGCTCACCTGGCTCGCCAACAAGCACGAACTCGATCTGCCGGAAGATCGCCGCCATGAACGCGTCGCACCACGCAATCCAATGAGCGTGCTGCAGCTTTCGGACGGACGACAGTATCAGTGCCGCATCATCGATCTGTCGCTGTCGGGCGCGGCCATCGAAATCGACGTCAAGCCGGCCAAGGGCGTTCAGGTGGTGCTGGGCACCATGCGAGGCCAAGTCGTACGCCATTTCGAAGAAGGCATCGCTATCGAGTTCGCGGTCGTACAACGTCCGGAAACGCTCGATTCCGAGTTCAATCGGCCGCGGACCTAG
- a CDS encoding PAS domain-containing protein: protein MDEDAKQRLSHRQSPVLPDDVSLLRGIIDRAATPMALLGNGGQCLFANRAFGALLDLEPENCIGLSLADVFQAGDRGPFAEPLLSVVNAECRYKRADGDLRHGLISISPLEESAGDTAFRFVLQITDIEVQKQAEQRSVENEWRWSHALSGADQAVWDTDILGRRMWVSPQIRTMVGQEAGELEVDESEWLARTHPDDRDRVRESVRDVVLGRRASHDETYRLLHEDGHWVWIRARGKVVKRTPEGRSLRLVGAITDISHQKEIEEQLADASERLDIALETGGIGIFHVDFPSGFRHWDARTHELHAVSDKTFDGTVEGFNRLLHPDDVIKVEQVRNAALAEQESYQTDYRVKLEVPGAYRHIRVSVRLLRDEDGLVRRGIGACWDITGDVERATELSETLDQLSSVTDHLQLALEAGHIGTFDMDYSTGVRRWDARAFALHGVTPGTYDGSREGFFKLLHPEDIARVRERTRHFAESRDTFTSIEYRAVHPASGEVHHIRVATKAIRGPEGVVRRFVGVCWDITEQIERSKQLHDALALLEAVMRGTPDLIYAKDAEGRYLLTNKSVEQLAGRSSADILGRFDHQVFPRATAETVVVHDRHVMETGKPFTVEETVLVDGVMRTYSSTKAPRLDEKGEIVGIVGISRDITEAKAAEAALRRSEMRWQFAVDGAGDGIWDWNLETGHVFYSPRWKSMLGYEEDDIGNAVSDWSDHVHPEDLPRCMEIIERHLSGETTDFVLEHRMLAKDGTWCWIYDRGKVIERDEAGKPLRCIGTHTDITARKEAEQAVVALNQRLQLAVEASEAGIFELDFATGKFTWDERMYELYELSPEDFDGTLDHWLTFIHPDDVPEVLRRYELGVQETSIFSMDVRIRRQHSGVMRHIRSLAKLSRDESGAPLRAVGMNWDITDHIDLTQAVFEEKERLRITLHSIGDSVISTDAQARITFMNPVAEQMTGWLASEAAGMPLRDVFRIVDEQTGDPIPDPVETCLARLQPFYLSDAATLIGRDGERRSVRDSAAPVRTASGEIIGAVLVFQDVTKARTLQQALEHSASHDSLTGLPNRTAFERELRIASEQVRSRGQQHVMCFIDLDRFKLVNDTAGHAAGDALLREVANVMRRVCREDDIVARLGGDEFGLLLYECGASDGEKLALLLLRQLAALEFVWDERTYRIGASVGLTLVGPEGLRIDELMSQADIACYTAKTAGRNQVSVYGGAGSEAHRNHRQVQVAAGIRNAIEANRFRLFAQKVSDLNGRSNGYSHYEILLRMLGDDGGIVEPSAFIPASEHYDLMGNIDRWVIRTTFRDFGERLASAEHLSFAINLSANSLNDPFLWPFLQEELERSGLSPRRLHFEITETAVMNNLSAAKQFLSKARTAGCGVILDDFGTGLSSFSYLRQFPVNGLKIDGSFIRQVTENDLDRAIVESINAVGHRLGAITVAEQVEDKKTLELVKAMGIDQAQGYAIAMPQPLETIF from the coding sequence ATGGACGAGGACGCCAAGCAAAGGTTGAGCCATCGCCAGTCACCGGTTCTTCCCGATGATGTCAGTCTGCTGCGCGGCATCATCGATCGAGCTGCTACCCCGATGGCGTTGCTTGGCAATGGCGGGCAGTGTCTCTTTGCAAATCGTGCTTTTGGTGCGTTGCTCGACCTGGAGCCGGAGAATTGCATCGGCCTGTCGTTGGCGGATGTCTTTCAGGCCGGCGATCGCGGTCCCTTCGCCGAACCGCTGCTGTCTGTCGTAAATGCTGAATGCCGATACAAGCGTGCCGACGGGGATCTTCGCCACGGACTGATCAGCATCTCTCCTCTGGAAGAGAGCGCAGGCGACACCGCATTCCGCTTTGTGCTCCAAATCACCGACATCGAAGTCCAGAAGCAGGCAGAACAACGTTCGGTGGAAAACGAATGGCGCTGGAGCCATGCGCTTTCGGGGGCGGATCAAGCGGTGTGGGACACCGACATTCTCGGTCGTCGTATGTGGGTTTCCCCCCAGATCAGGACGATGGTCGGTCAGGAGGCCGGAGAGCTTGAGGTCGATGAATCCGAGTGGCTTGCACGGACCCACCCGGATGATCGTGACCGTGTCCGCGAGTCGGTCCGGGATGTCGTCCTGGGACGTCGGGCCTCCCATGATGAAACCTACAGGCTTCTGCACGAGGACGGACACTGGGTCTGGATTCGTGCGCGCGGCAAGGTCGTCAAGCGCACACCGGAGGGGCGATCCCTGCGCCTGGTTGGGGCCATCACCGATATTTCGCATCAAAAGGAGATCGAAGAGCAGCTCGCAGATGCTTCCGAGCGTCTCGACATCGCGTTGGAAACCGGCGGTATCGGTATCTTCCACGTCGATTTCCCATCAGGCTTTCGGCACTGGGATGCGCGCACGCATGAATTGCATGCGGTCAGCGATAAAACCTTTGATGGCACCGTCGAGGGCTTCAATCGCCTGCTCCACCCTGATGATGTGATCAAGGTAGAGCAGGTTCGGAATGCAGCTTTGGCGGAGCAGGAAAGCTATCAGACGGACTATCGCGTCAAGCTGGAGGTGCCGGGCGCCTATCGCCACATCCGGGTTTCGGTTCGTCTCCTGCGCGACGAGGATGGTTTGGTGCGCCGCGGTATCGGTGCCTGCTGGGACATTACCGGCGATGTGGAGCGGGCGACTGAACTCAGCGAGACGCTGGACCAGCTCTCCAGTGTCACCGATCACCTGCAGCTTGCTCTCGAAGCGGGTCATATAGGCACCTTCGACATGGACTATTCGACCGGTGTGCGCAGATGGGACGCGCGCGCCTTTGCGCTGCACGGCGTGACGCCGGGAACCTATGACGGATCGCGGGAAGGCTTCTTCAAGCTGCTCCATCCGGAAGACATTGCGCGCGTGCGCGAGCGAACCCGCCACTTCGCGGAATCACGCGACACCTTCACGTCGATCGAATACAGGGCGGTTCATCCCGCGTCGGGCGAGGTTCATCATATTCGCGTTGCAACCAAGGCAATCCGCGGACCGGAGGGCGTGGTCCGGCGTTTTGTCGGTGTCTGCTGGGACATCACCGAGCAGATCGAGCGCTCCAAGCAGTTGCACGATGCACTGGCTCTCCTGGAGGCCGTGATGCGCGGCACACCGGACCTGATCTACGCCAAGGACGCCGAGGGCCGCTACCTGCTCACCAACAAATCCGTCGAGCAACTGGCAGGTCGCTCGAGCGCCGATATTCTGGGCCGCTTTGACCACCAGGTGTTTCCGAGGGCCACGGCAGAGACCGTCGTTGTTCACGACAGGCACGTGATGGAGACCGGGAAGCCATTCACGGTCGAGGAGACCGTGCTGGTCGATGGCGTCATGCGAACCTATTCGTCGACCAAGGCACCTCGTCTGGACGAAAAGGGCGAGATCGTCGGCATCGTCGGCATTTCGCGTGACATTACCGAGGCCAAGGCTGCGGAAGCGGCGCTGCGCAGGAGCGAAATGCGCTGGCAATTCGCCGTCGATGGTGCTGGCGACGGCATCTGGGACTGGAATCTGGAGACCGGCCACGTTTTCTACTCCCCGCGCTGGAAAAGCATGCTGGGCTACGAGGAAGACGATATCGGCAACGCTGTCAGCGATTGGTCGGATCATGTTCACCCGGAGGATTTGCCGCGTTGCATGGAGATCATCGAAAGACATCTCAGCGGCGAAACCACCGACTTTGTCCTCGAGCACCGCATGCTGGCGAAGGACGGTACATGGTGCTGGATCTACGACCGCGGCAAGGTGATCGAAAGGGATGAGGCGGGCAAGCCGCTCCGCTGTATCGGCACTCACACCGACATCACCGCGCGCAAGGAGGCAGAGCAGGCGGTCGTGGCGCTGAACCAGCGTCTGCAACTTGCCGTCGAGGCGTCCGAGGCTGGTATTTTCGAGCTCGATTTCGCGACGGGGAAGTTCACCTGGGACGAGCGCATGTACGAGCTGTACGAGTTGTCGCCGGAGGATTTCGACGGCACCCTAGATCACTGGTTGACGTTCATCCACCCCGACGACGTGCCTGAGGTACTGCGTCGCTATGAACTCGGGGTCCAGGAAACGTCGATTTTTTCCATGGATGTGCGCATCCGGCGTCAGCATTCGGGCGTGATGCGTCATATCCGGTCGCTCGCCAAATTATCGCGGGACGAAAGCGGTGCTCCCTTGCGTGCGGTCGGCATGAATTGGGACATCACCGATCACATCGACCTGACCCAGGCCGTGTTCGAGGAAAAGGAACGGCTGCGCATCACGCTGCATTCGATCGGCGACTCGGTGATTTCAACCGACGCGCAAGCGCGCATCACTTTCATGAACCCGGTCGCCGAACAGATGACCGGCTGGCTGGCGAGTGAGGCGGCGGGCATGCCTTTGCGCGACGTTTTCCGCATCGTCGACGAGCAGACCGGCGATCCGATCCCCGACCCGGTCGAAACCTGTCTCGCCCGACTACAACCTTTCTATCTCAGCGACGCGGCGACCCTGATCGGGCGCGACGGCGAACGTCGCAGTGTCCGCGATTCCGCTGCGCCGGTGCGCACGGCTTCCGGCGAGATCATTGGTGCCGTGCTGGTGTTTCAGGACGTCACCAAAGCCCGCACGCTGCAGCAGGCACTGGAACACTCGGCCAGTCATGACAGCCTGACCGGCTTGCCCAATCGCACTGCTTTTGAGCGGGAGTTGAGAATTGCCAGCGAGCAGGTTCGTTCACGCGGCCAGCAGCACGTCATGTGCTTCATCGACCTCGATCGCTTCAAGCTGGTCAATGACACAGCCGGCCATGCCGCCGGCGATGCATTGCTGCGGGAAGTCGCAAATGTGATGCGCCGGGTATGCCGCGAAGACGACATCGTCGCCCGTCTGGGAGGAGACGAGTTCGGCCTGCTGCTGTATGAATGCGGCGCGTCCGATGGTGAGAAGCTTGCGCTGCTGCTTCTGCGTCAACTCGCGGCCCTCGAATTCGTCTGGGATGAGCGAACCTACCGGATCGGGGCCAGCGTCGGCCTGACCCTCGTCGGTCCTGAGGGATTGCGTATCGATGAACTGATGAGCCAGGCGGACATCGCCTGCTACACGGCCAAGACTGCGGGCCGCAACCAGGTGTCGGTCTACGGCGGCGCAGGCAGTGAGGCACATCGCAACCATCGCCAGGTTCAGGTGGCCGCAGGCATTCGCAACGCGATCGAAGCCAACCGGTTTCGACTGTTTGCCCAGAAGGTAAGCGACCTCAACGGTCGCTCAAACGGTTATTCGCATTATGAAATCCTGCTCAGGATGCTTGGAGACGATGGCGGCATCGTCGAGCCTTCGGCCTTTATTCCGGCATCCGAGCACTATGACCTGATGGGCAACATCGACCGCTGGGTCATCCGCACCACCTTCCGCGACTTTGGGGAACGCCTGGCGTCAGCCGAACATCTGTCTTTCGCCATCAACCTGTCGGCCAATTCACTCAACGACCCATTCCTGTGGCCTTTCCTGCAGGAAGAACTGGAGCGGTCCGGCCTGTCGCCGAGGCGGCTGCATTTCGAAATCACCGAAACCGCCGTGATGAACAATCTGTCGGCAGCCAAGCAGTTCCTGTCCAAGGCGCGCACGGCTGGCTGCGGCGTGATCCTGGATGATTTCGGCACAGGTCTGAGCTCGTTCAGCTATCTGAGGCAGTTTCCGGTCAATGGTCTGAAAATCGACGGCAGCTTCATCCGGCAAGTCACTGAAAACGACCTTGACCGTGCCATCGTGGAATCGATCAATGCCGTTGGTCACCGCCTGGGTGCGATAACCGTTGCCGAGCAGGTCGAGGACAAGAAAACACTCGAACTGGTCAAGGCCATGGGCATAGACCAGGCACAGGGTTATGCGATCGCCATGCCGCAGCCGCTGGAGACGATTTTCTGA
- a CDS encoding transglutaminase-like cysteine peptidase: protein MDGLGRKLLVAVALLVGAVGTAKAGGDYMPTGARTTQPVGHYELCQRLPDECNQRTAKGAPIELSRKLWATMISVNNDVNTKVKPVTDLEAYGIEEYWAYPDKGYGDCEDYALEKRRQLMRAGVPAGDLLITVARQPNGDGHAVLTVRTSMGDFVLDNLQPKVLLWSQTPYTYLKRQSETNSGIWVTITDGRADAVASVR from the coding sequence ATGGACGGATTGGGACGCAAGCTGCTGGTCGCGGTGGCTTTGCTGGTCGGCGCGGTGGGGACCGCAAAGGCTGGCGGCGACTATATGCCGACCGGCGCTCGCACGACGCAGCCCGTCGGCCACTATGAGCTTTGCCAGCGGCTGCCGGACGAATGCAATCAGCGTACGGCAAAAGGCGCACCGATCGAGTTGTCGCGCAAGCTTTGGGCGACAATGATCTCGGTCAACAACGATGTGAACACCAAGGTGAAGCCAGTCACCGACCTCGAAGCCTATGGCATCGAGGAATACTGGGCTTATCCGGACAAGGGCTATGGCGACTGCGAGGACTATGCACTGGAGAAGCGTCGCCAGCTGATGAGAGCCGGCGTCCCGGCCGGAGATCTGCTGATCACGGTGGCTCGTCAGCCGAACGGTGATGGTCACGCCGTTCTCACCGTCCGCACCTCGATGGGCGATTTCGTGCTCGACAACCTGCAGCCGAAGGTCCTGCTGTGGAGCCAGACGCCCTACACCTACCTCAAGCGCCAGTCCGAGACGAACTCCGGTATCTGGGTAACGATCACTGATGGTCGTGCTGACGCGGTCGCCAGCGTCCGCTGA